The following proteins are co-located in the Methanobacterium sp. genome:
- a CDS encoding phospholipase D-like domain-containing protein, with translation MLFKKHESTTEFVPTFLREDRSALRKIHDMISRAKNHIYIIYPWITLGEEFVIPFENALSKNEDLEVYLITKLEKEDVVRRLHQLDDVERWKNIFGENISIKYNNSIHAKMIIVDDKEMIVGSSNLTGSGLGSTRDYEGKPQIEANLYTKDNNAVKGAVGFFLRLWSHNTSKEYVDDEYVLSCKSYHLSGIFQRHRKDFNKIMEEEKFSISDDGIVKFNGILGYLDNNKAYVLGKKRKDIAIKFIGTNERLKTSKIGEEVEISGKVGKIEGFREFTIKGFSPINRFVNIKSLKSGLSQIKIKGEIVKIEDIIELEYKHGTKILTLVKIRDNTGDIVLELWDNVVPKEKIKVGIMFEIINGYTKVYDGELRLGLQKYDGKIKLLGE, from the coding sequence ATGCTTTTTAAGAAACACGAATCAACAACGGAATTTGTTCCTACTTTCCTGAGGGAAGATAGAAGTGCTTTAAGAAAAATCCATGATATGATAAGCAGGGCAAAAAACCATATTTATATTATATATCCATGGATCACACTTGGAGAAGAATTTGTTATTCCTTTTGAAAATGCATTATCTAAAAATGAAGATTTAGAAGTATATTTAATTACTAAACTTGAAAAAGAGGATGTGGTTCGAAGATTACATCAACTGGATGATGTGGAACGGTGGAAAAATATTTTTGGAGAAAATATATCCATAAAATATAATAACAGCATCCATGCGAAGATGATAATAGTCGATGACAAGGAAATGATTGTAGGTTCTTCTAATCTAACTGGCAGTGGACTTGGATCGACCAGAGATTATGAAGGAAAGCCTCAAATTGAAGCAAATCTTTACACAAAAGATAATAATGCGGTAAAAGGTGCTGTTGGATTTTTTTTAAGGTTATGGAGTCATAATACTTCAAAAGAATATGTTGATGATGAATACGTATTATCCTGTAAGTCCTATCATCTATCAGGGATATTTCAGAGACACCGGAAGGATTTTAACAAAATCATGGAAGAAGAAAAGTTCAGCATTTCAGATGATGGGATTGTAAAGTTCAATGGAATTTTAGGATATTTGGATAATAATAAAGCGTATGTACTGGGTAAAAAAAGAAAGGACATAGCTATAAAATTTATAGGTACTAATGAGAGACTTAAAACCTCTAAAATTGGGGAAGAAGTTGAAATTTCTGGAAAGGTTGGTAAAATAGAAGGATTCAGGGAATTCACCATTAAAGGATTTTCACCGATAAACCGATTTGTTAATATAAAAAGTTTAAAAAGCGGCTTAAGTCAGATTAAAATAAAAGGAGAAATAGTAAAAATTGAAGACATAATTGAGCTGGAATATAAACATGGCACTAAAATACTTACTCTTGTAAAAATTAGAGACAATACTGGAGATATTGTTTTAGAACTCTGGGACAATGTAGTTCCTAAAGAAAAAATAAAAGTAGGTATCATGTTTGAGATAATAAATGGATATACAAAAGTTTATGATGGTGAATTAAGGTTAGGACTTCAAAAATATGATGGAAAAATAAAATTGTTAGGGGAATAG
- the dapB gene encoding 4-hydroxy-tetrahydrodipicolinate reductase — MIGVAVTGACGRMGSKIIKTILEQDDMRVIAAIEAPNTPLEGKDVGEVIGVGKMDVAVNGAQNLSEVLKEKKPDVLVDFTIADAAVKTIKTSAECGVDLVVGTTGFSDEQMAEIRKSIETNKIRAVIAPNMAVGVNVFFKVLKDLASILNDYDIEIIEAHHKHKADAPSGTAVKAFEIIADELGRNKDEVCVYGRQGMVGARTKEEIGMHAVRGGDIVGDHTVLFAGDGERIEIVHRAHSRQAFVNGVIKAVRYVVGAPEGKISGMADVLGI, encoded by the coding sequence ATGATTGGAGTGGCTGTAACAGGCGCATGTGGAAGAATGGGTTCAAAAATTATTAAAACCATACTAGAACAGGATGATATGAGAGTAATAGCAGCAATAGAAGCACCAAATACTCCTTTAGAGGGAAAAGATGTAGGTGAAGTAATAGGTGTTGGAAAAATGGATGTTGCTGTTAATGGTGCTCAAAATCTTTCAGAAGTTTTAAAGGAAAAGAAACCTGATGTTCTTGTTGATTTCACAATAGCTGATGCTGCAGTCAAAACAATTAAAACCTCAGCCGAGTGTGGTGTTGATCTGGTTGTTGGAACCACTGGATTTTCAGATGAACAAATGGCTGAGATCAGAAAATCCATTGAAACCAATAAAATCAGGGCAGTTATAGCCCCTAACATGGCAGTTGGAGTAAATGTCTTCTTTAAAGTTTTAAAGGACCTTGCAAGTATTTTAAATGATTATGATATTGAGATAATTGAAGCTCATCATAAGCATAAGGCTGATGCACCTTCAGGAACTGCTGTTAAGGCTTTTGAAATTATAGCTGATGAACTTGGAAGAAATAAAGATGAAGTGTGTGTTTATGGAAGACAGGGAATGGTAGGCGCACGTACCAAAGAAGAAATTGGGATGCATGCTGTTCGTGGAGGAGACATAGTAGGAGACCACACAGTGCTTTTTGCCGGAGATGGAGAAAGGATTGAAATAGTTCACAGGGCTCACAGCAGACAGGCATTTGTTAATGGGGTAATTAAAGCTGTCAGGTATGTTGTGGGAGCACCAGAAGGTAAGATAAGTGGCATGGCAGACGTTTTGGGTATATAA
- the dapA gene encoding 4-hydroxy-tetrahydrodipicolinate synthase: MKLEGTTVAMVTPYTEDDEIDEDGIRENINYLIEKGVDGILAAGTTGESATVSHDEHRKLVDILIDEVNGRVTTIAGAGSNSSKEALGLVKHAEDTGADAALVITPYYNKPQPHGLYEHYKLMNDSTDIPIIVYNVPSRTGTDIDVDTIGKVAQFDNVVAIKEANPDLDKVSKIIKKIDEIGKADKFMVLSGNDDLTLPMIAMGAKGVISVVGNVDPARMSQMVNYALAGDFEAASKAHYELYDLMKVLFIETNPVPAKTALNIMGRPAGPVRMPLAPLKDENKAKLKEVLEQLDLI, translated from the coding sequence ATGAAGTTGGAAGGTACAACCGTAGCTATGGTAACGCCATACACAGAAGATGATGAAATAGATGAGGATGGAATTCGTGAAAATATAAATTACTTAATTGAAAAGGGCGTTGATGGGATATTAGCAGCTGGAACTACAGGAGAATCTGCTACAGTATCTCATGATGAGCACCGTAAGCTAGTTGATATTCTAATTGATGAGGTAAATGGTAGAGTTACAACTATTGCTGGTGCTGGAAGTAATTCATCTAAGGAGGCTCTTGGACTTGTAAAACATGCAGAAGATACAGGAGCAGACGCTGCGTTAGTTATAACACCTTATTATAATAAGCCGCAACCTCATGGTCTTTATGAGCACTATAAATTGATGAATGATTCTACTGATATTCCAATAATAGTTTACAATGTACCCTCAAGAACAGGTACGGATATAGACGTCGATACTATTGGAAAAGTGGCACAATTTGATAATGTTGTTGCTATAAAAGAAGCAAATCCAGACCTGGATAAAGTGTCTAAAATAATTAAAAAAATTGATGAAATTGGTAAAGCTGATAAATTCATGGTTTTGTCAGGAAATGATGACCTTACACTCCCTATGATTGCAATGGGAGCAAAAGGTGTTATCAGTGTTGTGGGAAATGTCGATCCAGCTCGTATGAGTCAAATGGTTAATTATGCATTGGCTGGTGACTTTGAAGCAGCTAGTAAAGCACACTACGAGCTATATGATCTTATGAAAGTATTATTTATTGAGACAAATCCCGTTCCAGCAAAGACAGCTTTAAATATAATGGGAAGGCCAGCAGGTCCTGTCAGAATGCCTCTTGCACCTCTTAAAGATGAAAATAAAGCTAAATTAAAAGAAGTGCTTGAACAGCTTGATTTAATTTGA
- a CDS encoding aspartate kinase, with the protein MGIIVAKFGGTSIGNGERIKKAAQSVVNEYMQGKKVVVVVSAINKTTDEFLKVVDDAMGKSITDKQLAEVFSMGEMTSVRIFSATVESLGVKSEYVDPYKDTWPISTDNNFLSAKIDFKATEKKSSEIKKMVDEGIIPIVCGFLGKDESGNITTLGRGGSDITAFLLGHCLNAEEVIIVTDVDGVMSTDPNKLLTARKLDKISVEEMRDLATHGAQVLHPHALKYKDPKIDAKIIGYEHGDLSAPGTEIIGPSNGNNLLKSATLNSEPISVIAVVGEEILTKTGILAKITDTLAEHKINIYGISTGQNSITVFINKAESEHAHEVLHDVVVETDELSSLSLGREIAMISVSSQDFIDTPGVIAEITEPLQKNKINIVEISSSQTSVVIFVDWNDGRKAYELVKGVLK; encoded by the coding sequence ATGGGAATTATAGTGGCCAAGTTCGGAGGAACATCTATAGGAAATGGAGAAAGGATTAAGAAAGCAGCGCAATCTGTTGTAAATGAATATATGCAAGGTAAAAAAGTAGTAGTGGTTGTATCTGCAATTAATAAAACGACCGATGAGTTTTTGAAGGTTGTAGATGACGCTATGGGTAAATCTATAACAGATAAACAACTTGCAGAAGTCTTTTCAATGGGTGAAATGACCAGTGTAAGAATATTTTCAGCTACAGTGGAATCGTTAGGTGTTAAATCTGAATATGTAGATCCTTATAAAGATACTTGGCCCATAAGTACAGATAACAACTTTTTAAGTGCAAAAATTGACTTTAAAGCAACAGAGAAAAAATCAAGTGAAATCAAAAAGATGGTAGATGAAGGTATAATTCCTATAGTCTGTGGTTTCCTTGGAAAAGATGAATCAGGAAATATAACAACTTTAGGTCGGGGAGGAAGCGATATAACAGCATTTCTGCTTGGACATTGCCTCAATGCTGAAGAAGTCATTATTGTGACTGATGTTGATGGAGTGATGTCAACTGATCCAAATAAACTTCTTACAGCTAGAAAGCTTGATAAGATATCTGTTGAGGAAATGAGAGATCTTGCTACTCATGGAGCACAAGTTTTACATCCTCATGCTTTAAAATATAAAGATCCGAAAATAGATGCTAAAATAATCGGTTATGAACATGGAGATTTATCTGCTCCGGGAACCGAGATAATTGGACCTTCTAATGGTAATAATTTGCTTAAAAGTGCAACATTAAATAGTGAACCAATTTCAGTTATTGCTGTTGTTGGGGAAGAAATCCTTACTAAAACCGGGATTTTAGCAAAGATCACAGATACACTTGCAGAACATAAAATTAACATTTATGGAATATCTACAGGACAGAATTCAATAACAGTGTTCATAAATAAAGCAGAATCAGAACATGCTCATGAAGTTCTTCATGATGTTGTTGTTGAAACTGATGAATTAAGTTCTCTTTCCCTTGGAAGGGAAATAGCAATGATTAGTGTTTCAAGCCAGGATTTTATAGACACTCCTGGGGTAATCGCAGAAATTACTGAACCTTTACAGAAAAATAAGATTAATATTGTTGAAATTTCTTCAAGTCAAACTTCTGTTGTCATTTTCGTAGATTGGAATGACGGCAGAAAGGCTTATGAACTTGTAAAAGGTGTCTTAAAATGA
- a CDS encoding 30S ribosomal protein S17e has translation MGNIRTSFVKRTAKELIENYEGKFTTDFDENKKLVEEYSTVSTKHLRNKIAGYITRLVRQESQ, from the coding sequence ATGGGTAACATAAGAACATCATTTGTTAAAAGAACTGCAAAAGAATTAATAGAAAATTACGAAGGTAAATTCACAACTGACTTTGATGAGAATAAGAAATTAGTGGAAGAATATTCAACAGTCAGTACTAAACATCTTAGAAACAAAATTGCAGGATACATAACCAGATTGGTTAGACAAGAATCGCAATGA
- a CDS encoding chorismate mutase produces the protein MDRAEALRILQGSRDKIDKIDEEIINLIAKRTSLAGDIVNAKIVLGMEIEDKKREDYIQDKTKKIAEQNKLDESCVKKIMKILTDLSKKEQEEILRRNTNG, from the coding sequence GTGGATAGGGCTGAAGCTTTAAGAATTCTTCAAGGGTCTAGAGATAAAATAGACAAAATAGATGAAGAAATCATAAATCTAATAGCAAAAAGAACATCTCTTGCAGGAGATATTGTCAATGCTAAGATTGTTTTAGGTATGGAAATAGAAGATAAAAAGAGAGAAGATTATATTCAAGATAAAACAAAAAAAATAGCAGAACAAAATAAATTAGATGAAAGCTGCGTTAAAAAAATCATGAAAATTTTAACTGATTTAAGTAAAAAAGAACAGGAAGAAATACTCAGGAGGAATACCAATGGGTAA
- a CDS encoding shikimate kinase produces the protein MKTIVKSPGSATVINAIATGYGAAFGIELYLTAEVELKASKIKCESDKEVDTSLMEICVRNVLKSFDIDTGVRVKTYSDIPVASGLSSSSATSNAVTMATVLALSEEYGANFHLNDSKILNMAIDSSLEAGVTITGAFDDASASFYGGLTVTDNMKRKILKKENMEEQNILIYIPNKKSLTAQSDVGRMKLLAPYVKFAFDLALNGDIYKALTLNGLLYCAALEFNPNIALDALNAGAIASGLSGTGPSFVAVVDNKNFDNVLDAWKSYQGNIIRTKVDNAGTVIKAI, from the coding sequence TTGAAGACTATTGTTAAATCACCAGGTTCTGCAACTGTAATTAATGCTATAGCTACAGGTTACGGCGCAGCATTCGGCATTGAATTATATCTTACAGCAGAAGTGGAATTAAAGGCATCAAAAATAAAATGTGAATCGGATAAAGAAGTTGATACAAGTTTAATGGAAATATGCGTCAGGAATGTGCTTAAGAGTTTTGATATTGATACTGGTGTTAGGGTTAAGACTTATTCGGATATTCCGGTGGCATCAGGTCTTTCCAGCAGCAGTGCAACTTCAAATGCAGTTACAATGGCAACAGTTTTGGCTTTATCTGAAGAATATGGTGCTAATTTCCATTTAAATGATTCTAAAATACTAAATATGGCTATAGACTCTTCACTGGAGGCAGGAGTTACTATTACGGGTGCATTTGATGATGCCAGTGCATCATTCTATGGTGGCTTAACAGTTACTGACAATATGAAAAGAAAAATTTTAAAAAAAGAGAACATGGAAGAGCAAAACATATTAATATATATACCTAATAAAAAATCACTAACTGCACAATCAGATGTTGGAAGAATGAAACTTCTTGCTCCTTATGTTAAGTTCGCATTTGATCTTGCGTTAAATGGAGATATTTATAAAGCTCTAACTTTAAATGGGCTTTTATATTGTGCAGCGCTTGAATTTAATCCTAATATTGCCCTTGATGCGTTAAATGCCGGTGCAATTGCATCTGGATTGTCTGGAACAGGACCTTCATTTGTGGCTGTAGTTGATAATAAAAACTTTGATAATGTTTTGGATGCATGGAAATCATATCAGGGAAATATTATTCGTACTAAAGTTGATAATGCAGGTACTGTAATTAAGGCTATTTAG
- the sppA gene encoding signal peptide peptidase SppA, with the protein MDKNTKILLGLGISGIFLLFILLIGAIILIAPTIVDKVAVIPIQGEIAYGSSNIFGGNVANPEVIKDLIKQAEEDDSVGAILLDINSPGGTPVASEEIMDAVKNCKKPVVAWISDTGASGAYLAASPADKIIAGPSSLVGSIGVILDITDLSELYQKIGVDKYAIKGGEYKDIGADYRKMTAEEKKMLQNMVNENYDHFIALVAENRHLDKKYVKGIAEGQIYTGNQAKNLKLIDGVGSKEQAIDTAAKMGGIEGEYEIITMTPPESLEDILSNFSSKIGYSIGKGIGSLLEEDTIKNILY; encoded by the coding sequence ATGGATAAAAATACTAAAATACTATTAGGATTAGGTATTTCTGGAATTTTCCTTTTATTTATTCTTTTAATAGGAGCAATAATCCTTATTGCACCTACAATAGTAGATAAAGTAGCAGTTATACCAATCCAAGGTGAAATTGCATATGGATCATCCAATATATTTGGAGGGAATGTAGCTAATCCTGAAGTTATAAAAGATCTTATTAAGCAAGCTGAAGAGGATGATTCTGTAGGAGCAATCCTATTAGATATTAACAGCCCAGGAGGAACACCTGTTGCAAGCGAAGAAATTATGGATGCTGTTAAAAACTGTAAAAAGCCTGTAGTTGCATGGATAAGCGATACTGGTGCGTCAGGGGCATATCTTGCTGCTTCCCCTGCAGATAAAATCATTGCGGGTCCTTCATCACTTGTGGGAAGTATAGGAGTGATATTAGACATAACCGATCTTTCAGAACTCTATCAAAAGATTGGAGTGGATAAATATGCGATTAAAGGTGGGGAATACAAAGACATCGGGGCTGACTACAGAAAAATGACTGCTGAAGAGAAAAAAATGCTGCAAAATATGGTGAATGAAAACTATGACCATTTCATTGCATTAGTTGCAGAAAACAGGCATTTAGATAAGAAATATGTTAAAGGTATTGCAGAAGGACAGATATATACTGGAAACCAGGCTAAAAACCTTAAATTAATTGATGGTGTGGGAAGTAAAGAACAGGCCATTGATACTGCTGCAAAAATGGGAGGAATAGAAGGAGAATATGAAATTATCACAATGACCCCTCCAGAATCATTAGAAGACATTTTAAGTAATTTCTCCTCTAAAATTGGATATTCAATTGGAAAGGGAATTGGAAGTTTATTAGAGGAAGATACGATTAAAAATATTTTATATTAA
- a CDS encoding MJ0307 family thioredoxin: MTVKIEVFTSPSCPYCPMAIEVVDAVKKEMQDAIEVEKIDIMKDREKAIEYGLMAVPAVAINGVVKFVGAPEKEDLKNAIQEEMQQAS; the protein is encoded by the coding sequence ATGACTGTTAAAATTGAAGTATTTACATCTCCTTCATGTCCATATTGTCCTATGGCCATAGAAGTTGTTGATGCAGTTAAAAAAGAAATGCAAGATGCTATTGAAGTTGAAAAGATTGATATAATGAAAGACCGCGAAAAAGCAATAGAATATGGATTAATGGCAGTTCCAGCAGTGGCCATAAATGGTGTAGTTAAATTTGTAGGCGCTCCTGAAAAAGAAGATCTTAAAAACGCCATACAAGAAGAGATGCAACAAGCGAGTTAA
- the cbiD gene encoding cobalt-precorrin-5B (C(1))-methyltransferase CbiD, translating to MENNSAPLNKEFKYKKTVTNKNFPFGITTGSAAAAAALAAFLSIKNNVKYVNIKAPVGTLEIHVDYAKKINSNSGRACIIKMPYNDPDVTKNLQICAEVSLREDGQIKIKGGKGVGKVTKPGLQVPIGKHAINPVPMQMIHDNIREVLPEGIGANITIYVPNGEKISRKTMNERLGIKGGISILGTTGIARPMSSKAYMESLVCQIDVAMAEGFKDLIFVPGNIGERLAIDTLNALQDQIIQMGNFVGFMLDKAAQKGVEKITLFGHAGKLIKIAAGIFNTKNSVADGRREIIAAYSGILGADKDLISEIFKSKTTEDMIAILDRENLTHDVFNAIGTTIKEKCQDKYKMDFDVFIVKMDGTILNKKK from the coding sequence ATGGAAAATAACAGTGCTCCTCTTAATAAAGAGTTTAAATATAAAAAAACAGTTACTAATAAAAATTTTCCTTTTGGCATTACTACAGGAAGCGCGGCAGCCGCAGCTGCTCTTGCAGCCTTCCTTTCCATTAAAAATAACGTGAAATATGTGAATATAAAAGCTCCTGTTGGAACGCTTGAAATTCATGTAGATTACGCGAAAAAAATAAATTCTAATTCTGGAAGGGCTTGTATAATAAAAATGCCCTATAATGACCCTGATGTCACAAAAAACCTTCAGATATGTGCTGAGGTCAGTTTAAGAGAAGATGGTCAAATTAAGATTAAGGGTGGAAAAGGTGTTGGAAAAGTAACAAAGCCTGGATTGCAAGTTCCAATTGGAAAACATGCTATAAACCCTGTTCCAATGCAAATGATACATGATAACATTAGGGAAGTTCTTCCTGAAGGCATTGGGGCTAATATAACGATCTATGTACCTAATGGTGAGAAAATATCTCGAAAAACCATGAATGAACGATTAGGTATAAAAGGAGGGATTTCTATTCTTGGAACAACTGGTATCGCTCGTCCAATGTCTTCTAAAGCATACATGGAATCACTGGTTTGTCAAATTGATGTGGCAATGGCCGAAGGGTTTAAAGATCTTATTTTTGTTCCAGGTAATATTGGAGAAAGACTTGCAATTGATACTTTAAATGCTCTTCAAGACCAGATAATTCAAATGGGGAATTTTGTAGGTTTTATGCTGGATAAAGCTGCCCAAAAAGGCGTGGAAAAGATTACTCTATTTGGACATGCAGGTAAACTTATAAAGATTGCTGCAGGTATATTCAATACAAAAAATAGTGTTGCCGACGGAAGACGTGAAATAATTGCTGCATATTCAGGCATTTTAGGTGCAGATAAAGATTTAATTTCAGAAATTTTTAAATCTAAAACCACTGAAGATATGATAGCTATTTTAGATAGGGAAAATCTCACCCATGATGTTTTTAATGCAATAGGAACAACTATAAAAGAGAAGTGCCAGGATAAATATAAAATGGATTTTGATGTTTTTATTGTAAAAATGGATGGCACTATTTTGAATAAGAAAAAATAA
- a CDS encoding glycosyltransferase family 4 protein, with protein sequence MNICMVGYFPPHLGGISSYTYLLSKELVKRGDKVFVLTYPHENIRNIEEINVYTASTLNIKGLRGFIFFLSATVKLMSIIRKKKIDLVHAHYIMPPGLIAVICGMILGVKTAVTIHGSDIFVLARKPLIKSVIKYVLNKSDFVFVVSNSIKDKVLKLDIKDIENKLKVTYNAVDIQKFRPDQESNFKEEMKIDPLKPVILFIGNLVWQKGVEYLIRAKEFLNEDAEIVIVGDGPLFSELKGIVEFENIKGIKFTGARNDIEKIMSSADIFVLPSLSEGRPTVILEAMASGKPVIATNVGGIPEIVNDQIGILISPEDSVGLAEAINNLLEDKELMEKMGKNAREQSMQYASIEVPY encoded by the coding sequence ATGAACATATGCATGGTAGGATATTTTCCACCCCATTTAGGAGGAATTTCATCATATACATATCTTTTATCAAAGGAACTGGTTAAACGCGGTGATAAAGTTTTTGTATTAACATATCCACATGAAAACATAAGAAATATTGAAGAAATCAACGTCTATACTGCCTCAACTTTAAACATAAAGGGACTTAGAGGATTTATATTTTTTTTATCAGCAACCGTTAAATTAATGAGCATTATAAGGAAAAAAAAAATTGATCTTGTGCATGCTCACTATATTATGCCTCCCGGACTTATAGCTGTTATCTGTGGCATGATTTTGGGAGTTAAAACCGCAGTTACAATTCATGGGTCTGATATATTCGTTTTAGCCCGTAAGCCACTTATTAAAAGTGTGATTAAATATGTTTTAAATAAATCTGATTTTGTTTTTGTTGTTAGTAATTCAATAAAAGATAAAGTCTTAAAATTAGACATAAAAGATATTGAAAATAAGCTTAAAGTAACCTATAATGCTGTTGACATTCAAAAATTCAGACCAGACCAGGAAAGTAATTTTAAGGAAGAAATGAAAATTGATCCCCTAAAGCCAGTGATACTCTTTATTGGGAATTTAGTATGGCAAAAAGGTGTTGAATACCTTATAAGAGCAAAAGAATTCCTTAATGAAGATGCAGAAATTGTTATTGTTGGTGATGGGCCCTTATTTAGTGAACTTAAAGGCATCGTGGAATTTGAAAATATTAAAGGAATTAAATTCACCGGAGCAAGGAACGATATCGAGAAAATAATGTCTTCAGCCGATATTTTTGTCTTACCCTCTTTATCTGAAGGGCGCCCTACCGTAATTCTTGAAGCTATGGCTTCAGGCAAGCCAGTTATAGCAACAAATGTTGGTGGAATACCTGAAATAGTAAATGACCAGATAGGAATACTTATTAGTCCTGAAGACTCTGTAGGACTTGCAGAAGCAATAAATAATCTACTGGAAGATAAAGAATTAATGGAGAAAATGGGGAAAAATGCAAGGGAACAATCAATGCAGTACGCATCAATAGAAGTTCCATACTAA
- the moaC gene encoding cyclic pyranopterin monophosphate synthase MoaC produces the protein MEEKEFTHLSKKGVHMVEVSDKPVVKRTAISRGKIHLNKETIDLIEKQEIKKGNVLTTAQIAAISAVKSTHHLIPLCHSLKITGVDVAFNVGKENIEVEVSVTTLGKTGVEMEALTGTSIALLTIWDMVKSVEKDENGQYPDTRISDIVVVKKEKK, from the coding sequence ATGGAAGAAAAAGAATTTACGCACCTTTCCAAAAAAGGTGTCCACATGGTAGAAGTGTCAGATAAACCTGTTGTAAAAAGAACCGCTATTTCACGAGGTAAAATACATTTAAATAAAGAAACAATAGATTTAATAGAAAAACAGGAGATCAAAAAGGGTAATGTGCTTACAACAGCTCAAATCGCTGCTATTAGCGCAGTTAAATCAACACATCATCTTATCCCCCTATGTCATTCCCTTAAAATAACAGGCGTTGATGTAGCTTTTAATGTAGGAAAAGAAAATATAGAAGTAGAAGTAAGTGTAACAACGCTTGGAAAAACGGGGGTTGAAATGGAAGCTCTTACAGGGACAAGTATAGCTCTTTTAACAATTTGGGACATGGTAAAAAGCGTTGAAAAGGATGAAAATGGGCAATATCCTGATACAAGGATATCAGATATAGTTGTTGTCAAAAAAGAGAAGAAATAA
- a CDS encoding DUF5518 domain-containing protein, which translates to MVNWGAVVIGFILSIVLSWLFGLLGDWGVYLGLFIAGLIVGLMVGDGALNGAWNAAIAGAFGGIVLAILAVILGTLFAGAAGFLAGLATGIVLVILSIIQSLILMGIGGAIGGAIKGT; encoded by the coding sequence ATGGTAAATTGGGGAGCAGTAGTAATAGGATTTATTTTGTCCATAGTATTGTCATGGTTATTTGGTTTATTGGGTGATTGGGGAGTTTATCTCGGATTATTCATAGCAGGGTTGATTGTGGGGCTGATGGTTGGTGATGGCGCCCTGAATGGAGCCTGGAATGCGGCCATAGCTGGTGCTTTTGGTGGAATTGTCCTTGCTATACTGGCTGTGATTTTGGGAACATTATTCGCAGGTGCTGCAGGATTTTTAGCAGGGCTGGCAACAGGAATAGTTCTCGTAATTCTATCAATTATACAATCTTTAATTCTCATGGGAATTGGTGGAGCAATTGGTGGAGCAATAAAAGGAACTTAA
- a CDS encoding DUF308 domain-containing protein has protein sequence MNKLSNDTGKSVGIIAIIFGVFVISLLFINLFLLNQILGIGILFTGIWLLISSIDAYKYSKSESIVYLILSIISIVTGLGLYLNLTSYWLYGSRWIYLTGLIILITSIIAFLGPSKIEKAAGIMGVILGILFLSLYLYAANLYVLVIITGIWLIIIGIIQFVITSDETW, from the coding sequence ATGAATAAACTTTCAAATGATACAGGAAAATCAGTTGGCATCATAGCCATAATATTTGGCGTGTTTGTTATCTCACTTCTATTTATTAATCTATTTTTATTAAATCAAATTTTAGGGATTGGAATATTATTTACGGGGATATGGTTGTTAATATCAAGTATTGACGCCTATAAATATAGTAAAAGTGAAAGTATAGTTTATTTAATACTTTCAATTATATCAATTGTAACAGGATTAGGATTATATTTAAATTTAACTTCTTACTGGCTATATGGAAGTAGATGGATTTATTTAACAGGTTTAATAATATTGATAACAAGCATAATAGCTTTTTTAGGGCCAAGTAAAATAGAAAAAGCAGCAGGAATTATGGGGGTGATACTAGGAATTCTATTTCTTTCATTATACTTGTACGCTGCAAATCTTTATGTTTTAGTTATTATTACAGGTATTTGGCTAATTATAATTGGGATAATTCAATTCGTGATTACATCTGATGAAACATGGTAG